In a genomic window of Littorina saxatilis isolate snail1 linkage group LG6, US_GU_Lsax_2.0, whole genome shotgun sequence:
- the LOC138968279 gene encoding histone PARylation factor 1-like, with amino-acid sequence MATPAKVDPKPICKYGAKCYRTNEQHVKQFRHPKRDRRDDEEEESPKKRKTETTTAKGKAGTIAQYFGKKKPANEPEKEEEEKEDAGMSLKKAETGPEESEEREDNSGSDNGESANEEEDDDAEMPESPVDVRENIKSKFLVEMPEDFYDFWKLCKSLNSDDPLEALEDTLGFTLVGPYDILAGQHKDIARNSSGRRPNFLLHWRYYYDPPEFLTVIKGDDKKQFHLGYFRDDPNELPVLVAANSAKENGNFTPKGDNLFAAVSFYISEKLKDKSLPSEEKKSLQKLQEAVKTAAEAGRYSLELKTKRMKERDRKVVCKTFHGAGLVVPVDENEVGYRPVPETPRELQKMFAKIRDSKSESERDKNMDPLQEIITFIQFANDECDYGEGIELGLDLFTFGSKCFHPQVESLLTLGYQLVGRPEYSKIIEAHLKRRPDSAELSQID; translated from the exons ATGGCGACACCAGCAAAAGTGGACCCAAAGCCAATCTGCAAATACGGTGCTAAGTGCTACCGTACTAATGAACAGCACGTGAAACAGTTTCGACATCCTAAAAGAGATCGCAGAGAT GACGAAGAGGAGGAATCACCGAAAAAGAGGAAGACGGAAACCACAACAGCAAAGGGCAAAGCAGGAACGATAGCACAGTACTTCGGGAAAAAGAAACCAGCAAATGAACCagaaaaggaggaggaggaaaaggaaGATGCTGGCATGTCATTAAAGAAAGCGGAGACAG GTCCTGAAGAGTCAGAAgaaagggaagacaactctggtTCAGACAATGGTGAAAGTGCGAACGAGGAGGAAGATGATGATGCGGAAATGCCGGAATCTCCTGTAGATGTGCGAGAAAACATCAAGTCCAAATTTCTGGTGGAAATGCCGGAAGACTTTTATGACTTCTGGAAACTGTGCAAGAGTTTAAATTCAGACGATCCTCTGG AGGCGCTTGAGGACACACTTGGTTTCACGTTGGTGGGACCCTACGACATCCTTGCTGGCCAACACAAGGACATCGCTCGCAACAGCTCAGGGCGGCGTCCAAACTTTCTCCTGCACTGGCGATATTATTACGACCCCCCTGAGTTCTTGACAGTCATCAAAGGAGATGACAAAAAACAGTTTCATTTAGGCTATTTTAG AGATGACCCGAATGAGCTGCCAGTGTTGGTTGCTGCAAACAGTGCCAAGGAAAATGGAAACTTCACACCCAAGGGAGACAACCTCTTTGCTGCTGTCAG CTTCTACATCAGCGAGAAACTGAAGGACAAGAGCCTGCCAAGTGAAGAGAAGAAATCGCTGCAAAAGTTGCAAGAAGCGGTCAAGACGGCGGCAGAGGCGGGCAGGTACTCCCTGGAACTGAAGACTAAGcggatgaaggagagagacaggaaggtgGTATGCAAGACTTTCCATGGCGCCGGACTGGTTGTACCAGTCGATGAGAACGAAGTGGGCTACAGGCCTGTGCCGGAGACGCCAC GTGAATTGCAGAAGATGTTTGCCAAGATCCGTGACAGCAAGTCGGAATCGGAGCGTGACAAAAACATGGATCCGCTCCAGGAGATAATCACCTTCATCCAGTTCGCCAACGATGAGTGCGACTATGGCGAAGGCATCGAACTTGGCCTTGATCTTTTCACCTTCGGGAGCAAGTGCTTCCACCCGCAGGTGGAGAGTTTGTTGACATTGGGCTATCAGCTTGTCGGACGACCGGAATACAGCAAGATCATCGAAGCTCATTTGAAGAGGCGGCCTGACTCCGCGGAACTCAGTCAGATAGACTAA